In a single window of the Raphanus sativus cultivar WK10039 chromosome 9, ASM80110v3, whole genome shotgun sequence genome:
- the LOC108827570 gene encoding photosystem II 10 kDa polypeptide, chloroplastic, whose protein sequence is MAASVMLSSVTLKPAGFTVEKMSARGLPSLARAPSSFKIVASGVKKIKTDKPFGVNGSMDLRDGLDASGRKGKGYGVYKFVDKYGANVDGYSPIYNEDEWSASGDVYKGGVTGLAIWAVTLAGILAGGALLVYNTSALAQ, encoded by the exons atggctGCTTCAGTGATGCTTTCATCGGTGACGTTGAAACCGGCGGGTTTCACGGTGGAGAAGATGTCGGCGAGAGGATTACCGTCGCTCGCAAGAGCTCCTTCCTCGTTCAAAATCGTCGCTAGTGGCGTTAAGAAGATCAAGACCGACAAACCCTTTG GAGTTAACGGCAGCATGGACTTGAGGGACGGCCTCGACGCCTCCGGCAGGAAGGGCAAG GGATACGGTGTTTACAAATTCGTCGACAAGTACGGAGCTAACGTTGATGGATACAG TCCTATCTACAACGAGGACGAGTGGTCAGCGAGTGGTGATGTCTACAAGGGAGGAGTCACCGGGTTAGCAATCTGGGCGGTGACACTCGCCGGAATTCTTGCCGGAGGAGCTCTTCTTGTGTACAACACAAGTGCGCTAGCTCAGTAA
- the LOC108828532 gene encoding uncharacterized protein LOC108828532 has protein sequence MEDIGLVKQGWEWMQSQKHMCSNACSAVRCFGEKIGELVERHWPLVCSGCGKLLGLLRLSIVYWKDCILRGFRCSAKLGSAALLLIMWSCFLSLTSLSCLLYVLLSMGAAAAVVVNLGCTPGLFIVGLFGILILWMYANFWITGTLFVVGGYLFSLNHARLVVLMAAGYAMYCVKVRLGWLGVLLSTNLAFLSNDVLNCLLQWCDNLSEKPQHEEPKKSEETVIEEDYPGEFDYPSVPVEEEEEEEETEKKIHENKSSAEPAAPTTTVVNTVKEITSVKVVKVDTSSSADEMKRILKSVNHYEALGFPRHKKIDDAVLKKEYRKKAMLVHPDKNMGSPLASESFKKLHCAYEVLSDIVKKRDYDEQLRKEESKTRSVCQTSHASSHQSGPGYRAEESRRIHCTKCGNSHIWVCTSRTKAKARWCQDCGQYHQAKDGDGWVELKGTLPFERAHKIEIPRAFVCAESKIFDVSEWAICQGMACRPNTHRPSFHVNMVGLEKSTQRSNSSRFPWDLDVEMMDEDEEEFELWLQQALASGLFCETSKRRKSWSPFKLSQMKSKKQWRRTST, from the exons ATGGAGGATATTGGGTTGGTTAAACAAGGCTGGGAATGGATGCAGTCTCAGAAACACATGTGCTCTAACGCTTGTTCTGCTGTACGGTGTTTCGGGGAGAAGATAGGGGAGCTCGTGGAGCGTCACTGGCCATTGGTGTGCAGTGGATGCGGGAAGCTGTTGGGTCTTCTTCGCCTGTCGATTGTTTACTGGAAAGATTGCATCTTGAGGGGTTTCCGTTGCAGCGCCAAGCTGGGATCAGCTGCTTTGCTTCTCATCATGTGGAGTTGCTTCCTTAGCTTGACTTCCTTGTCTTGCTTGCTCTATGTTCTCCTCAGTATG GGAGCTGCTGCAGCTGTTGTTGTGAACTTGGGTTGCACTCCTGGGCTCTTCATTGTAGGACTGTTTGGTATTTTGATTTTATGGATGTATGCAAACTTTTGGATCACCGGAACATTGTTTGTAGTCGGAG GCTATTTATTCTCCTTAAACCATGCCCGTCTGGTGGTTCTAATGGCTGCCGGATATGCGATGTACTGCGTCAAAGTCAGACTTGGATGGCTTGGTGTTCTGCTCTCTACGAACCTTGCATTCTTGTCCAACGATGTGTTAAACTGTCTTCTTCAGTGGTGTGACAATCTAAGTGAAAAGCCACAACACGAGGAGCCAAAGAAATCCGAAGAAACAGTCATAGAAGAAGACTATCCAGGGGAATTTGATTATCCATCAGTTCctgtggaagaagaagaagaagaagaagagactgaGAAAAAAATTCACGAGAACAAGTCATCTGCTGAACCAGCTGCTCCTACTACAACTGTTGTTAATACCGTGAAGGAGATTACTAGTGTTAAGGTAGTCAAAGTAGACACAAGTTCGTCAGCTGATGAAATGAAGAGAATACTGAAGAGTGTGAACCATTACGAAGCGTTGGGGTTCCCTCGGCATAAAAAGATCGATGACGCTGTGCTTAAGAAAGAGTATAGAAAGAAG GCAATGTTGGTTCATCCTGATAAGAATATGGGAAGTCCTTTGGCGAGTGAATCATTCAAGAAACTTCATTGTGCTTACGAG GTTCTTTCTGATATTGTAAAGAAGAGAGATTATGATGAGCAATTAAGAAAAGAAGAGTCTAAGACCAGGAGTGTTTGTCAGACATCTCATGCTTCTTCCCATcag AGTGGTCCTGGTTATCGTGCAGAAGAGTCAAGGCGGATACATTGTACAAAATGTGGTAATTCACACATATGGGTATGCACCAGTAGGACTAAAGCAAAAGCAAGATGGTGCCAG GATTGTGGTCAATATCATCAAGCGAAAGATGGAGATGGATGGGTCGAACTCAAAGGGACATTACCCTTTGAGAGAGCACATAAG ATTGAGATACCACGTGCTTTTGTTTGTGCGGAAAGCAAAATCTTTGACGTGTCAGAATGGGCCATTTGCCAG GGAATGGCGTGTAGACCAAACACGCATAGGCCGAGCTTTCATGTGAACATGGTTGGGTTAGAGAAGTCAACGCAGAGATCAAACTCGAGTAGGTTCCCATGGGATCTAGACGTGGAGATGATGGATGAGGACGAAGAAGAGTTTGAGCTGTGGCTTCAGCAAGCTCTTGCTTCTGGTCTGTTTTGCGAGACCTCGAAACGCAGGAAAAGCTGGAGTCCTTTCAAGTTAAGCCAGATGAAAAGCAAGAAACAGTGGCGAAGGACATCTACTTGA
- the LOC108828466 gene encoding uncharacterized protein LOC108828466: protein MSRLSFRPRPLDIHKKLPILKSYKDFEDDDAPPTRNPQLLRLASSIELDHEVHPVPSKKLASEIPTPQFVVVDTYERDYSATFGQPASYLRARGARSELGEFVEYDLDNEDDDWLYEFDQDNKQLSPEMFESIIFKLEVLDHKTRERAGVITPTLGSPVPVLLQLDGAIEALQSLSINYGVFQAIFNYWKDKRKRWQKPILRRLQPPPPVNDTNPYNVFRPREKAHRLHTRRMQRRENNVQSFEKLRQVRRNLDQAKTILEALIKREERKRDVMDGEVSLQRMQLQYRHETELLEESLGLPGFPPATTTSYKFGSSDEEFMDSDDYTSTHVRTRPSVIPNSRFTNSNLNASHPGGIKQEVRRRHSHHNWLHKLDPNEPVMLFTKPLVPEKLAAAGIVPPAPDSTTSGQPPRRFQGRIGRGGRIIFDRWNPLMQSHINCGNSLYIAPPNHRAANFK from the exons ATGAGTCGGCTCTCTTTCCGTCCACGGCCACTGGACATTCACAAGAAGCTTCCGATTCTGAAATCGTATAAAGACTTCGAAGACGACGACGCACCACCAACCAGAAACCCTCAGCTCCTGCGTTTAGCTTCTTCCATAGAGCTTGACCATGAG GTGCATCCAGTGCCAAGCAAGAAGCTTGCTTCAGAGATACCAACACCTCAGTTTGTTGTTGTGGACACGTATGAACGTGATTATTCCGCCACGTTTGGTCAACCTGCTTCTTATCTCCGTGCAAGAGGAG CTCGGTCTGAGCTTGGAGAGTTTGTGGAGTATGATCTTGACAATGAGGATGATGACTGGCTTTATGAGTTTGATCAAGACAACAAGCAACTCTCACCTGAAAT GTTTGAGAGCATTATATTTAAACTAGAGGTGTTGGATCACAAGACGCGGGAACGAGCAGGAGTTATTACACCTACCCTTGGTTCTCCCGTTCCTGTGCTTTTGCAGCTTGATGGTGCTATTGAG GCGCTGCAATCGCTGTCCATTAATTATGGAGTCTTCCAGGCTATCTTCAACTACTGGAAAGACAAG CGCAAAAGATGGCAGAAGCCTATCTTGCGGCGTTTGCAG CCTCCTCCACCGGTCAATGACACCAATCCCTACAATGTGTTTAGGCCGAGGGAGAAAGCTCACAGACTCCACACAAGAAGG ATGCAGAGGAGAGAAAACAATGTGCAGTCATTTGAAAAGCTTCGACAG GTTAGACGTAATCTTGACCAAGCGAAGACCATTCTGGAAGCACTCATTAAG agagaagaaagaaagagggATGTTATGGACGGCGAGGTTAGCCTTCAAAGAATGCAACTCCAATACAGG CATGAAACAGAGCTCTTGGAAGAGAGCTTGGGTCTACCCGGATTTCCACCAGCCACAACAACATCTTACAAATTTGGGTCAAGCGACGAGGAGTTCATGGACTCAGATGACTACACTAGCACTCACGTACGCACGAGACCTTCAGTTATCCCTAACTCTCGTTTCACGAACTCAAATCTGAATGCGTCTCATCCGGGAGGCATCAAACAAGAAGTTAGAAGACGACACTCGCATCACAACTGGCTTCACAAACTG GATCCTAACGAACCGGTGATGCTGTTCACAAAACCGCTGGTTCCTGAGAAACTAGCAGCGGCAGGGATCGTTCCACCAGCACCTGATTCAACAACCTCGGGTCAACCTCCAAGGCGGTTTCAGGGGAGGATTGGGCGTGGTGGACGGATAATATTCGACAGATGGAATCCTTTGATGCAATCTCACATCAACTGTGGAAACTCTCTCTACATCGCACCACCAAATCACCGTGCTGCCAACTTCAAGTGA
- the LOC108828467 gene encoding NADH dehydrogenase [ubiquinone] iron-sulfur protein 8-A, mitochondrial has protein sequence MASMLARRSLDTLRARHLVSSGKALQGTHLSPLQSRGISYGSKKDDEEEEQLAKEISKDWNTVFERSINTLFLTEMVRGLSLTLKYFFDPKVTINYPFEKGPLSPRFRGEHALRRYPTGEERCIACKLCEAVCPAQAITIEAEEREDGSRRTTRYDIDMTKCIYCGFCQEACPVDAIVEGPNFEFATETHEELLYDKEKLLENGDRWETEIAENLKSESLYR, from the exons ATGGCTTCGATGCTTGCACGCAGGTCTCTGGATACTCTCCGTGCTCGACATCTC GTTTCGTCAGGGAAAGCTTTGCAGGGAACTCATCTTTCTCCACTGCAGTCCCGTGGTATTTCTTATGGCTCCAAGAAAG atgatgaagaagaggagcaACTTGCTAAGGAAATCTCCAAGGACTGGAATACTG TCTTTGAACGGAGCATAAACACCCTGTTTCTCACTGAAATGGTCCGTGGTTTGTCGTTGACCCTCAAGTACTTCTTTGATCCCAAAGTTACC ATCAATTATCCATTTGAGAAGGGTCCACTGAGCCCTCGCTTCCGTGGTGAACATGCTCTTCGAAGGTATCCTACTGGGGAAGAACGCTGCATTGCCTGCAAACTCTGTGAAGCT GTGTGTCCAGCTCAAGCAATCACAATAGAAGCAGAAGAGCGAGAAGATGGAAGCCGCAGAACCACAAG GTATGACATTGACATGACGAAATGCATTTACTGTGGCTTCTGCCAAGAAGCTTGCCCCGTTGATGCAATCGTCGAAGGACCTAACTTTGAATTCGCAACCGAGACACACGAG GAGCTTCTGTATGACAAAGAAAAGCTGCTTGAGAATGGAGATCGATGGGAGACCGAGATCGCTGAGAATCTGAAATCAGAGAGTCTCTACCGTTGA